One genomic region from Nitrospirota bacterium encodes:
- a CDS encoding LysM peptidoglycan-binding domain-containing protein encodes MTSSPFALIRRALIVLIVALMPALAFSQDQAQPGSAPSPEQKQIGVERPAAGEELTSKPSDTAAPKQEAGAVVIPAQAGKTEAPQETTTTPGAGEKAYTIKRGDTLWDISNTFLKDPYLWPFLWKANPSIQNADLIYPGNTLTIPGIAPIERAMQSPSAAVQEQLGEQPAPAAPSPAETPAVVKPSQAKAAEQAPAEEAQMSRLVLPEEEQLPLVDKYSMLNAGFVNQEEDRGRIVGSEEGKTIYGYDDLVLISIASKEPAAVGDRFLIFRPLEQVKHPVTGRKFGRLIKVLGILQVVSKEKGEFYTGRITLSFDYADKGSRLTPYQEPVLLYERTAPAKTKDLSGYILEVVDGRTISAETDIVYLDKGSADGVEPGDRFLVYSRPLQKNFPRSVIGEALVFLVKEHTATAVVRKSTDVMVKGDPVEFKK; translated from the coding sequence ATGACCAGCAGTCCCTTCGCCCTCATCCGCCGGGCCCTCATAGTGCTTATCGTCGCACTCATGCCCGCCCTGGCGTTCTCGCAGGATCAGGCCCAGCCGGGTTCAGCACCCTCTCCGGAACAGAAGCAGATAGGAGTTGAGAGACCTGCGGCGGGCGAAGAGCTAACCTCAAAGCCCTCTGATACGGCCGCGCCGAAGCAGGAAGCTGGAGCCGTTGTGATTCCGGCGCAGGCGGGAAAGACGGAGGCGCCGCAGGAAACAACGACGACACCTGGCGCGGGGGAGAAGGCTTACACGATAAAGCGGGGGGACACGCTGTGGGACATCTCGAACACCTTCTTGAAAGACCCCTACCTGTGGCCCTTCCTCTGGAAGGCCAACCCGTCCATCCAGAACGCCGATCTGATCTATCCCGGGAACACGCTGACGATACCGGGCATCGCCCCCATCGAGCGGGCGATGCAGTCACCGTCTGCTGCCGTCCAGGAGCAGCTCGGGGAACAGCCCGCACCGGCCGCGCCCTCCCCTGCGGAAACGCCAGCCGTCGTGAAACCAAGCCAGGCCAAAGCCGCAGAGCAAGCACCCGCGGAGGAAGCGCAGATGTCCCGCCTGGTCCTTCCCGAGGAAGAGCAGTTGCCCCTCGTCGACAAGTATTCGATGCTGAACGCGGGTTTCGTGAACCAGGAGGAAGACCGGGGGAGGATCGTCGGATCAGAAGAGGGAAAGACCATTTATGGCTATGACGATCTCGTGTTGATCAGCATCGCATCGAAAGAGCCTGCCGCGGTGGGCGACAGGTTCCTGATCTTCAGGCCACTCGAGCAGGTGAAACACCCGGTCACGGGCAGGAAATTCGGCCGGCTGATCAAGGTCCTCGGCATACTCCAGGTAGTGTCAAAGGAAAAGGGAGAGTTCTATACGGGCCGGATCACCCTTTCCTTTGATTACGCGGATAAGGGCAGCAGGCTGACCCCCTATCAAGAACCGGTGCTGCTCTATGAGAGAACGGCACCGGCAAAAACGAAGGACCTGTCGGGGTACATTCTTGAAGTCGTGGACGGCCGCACCATCAGCGCGGAGACCGATATCGTATACCTCGACAAGGGAAGCGCAGACGGTGTTGAGCCGGGAGACCGGTTCCTCGTCTATTCGCGGCCCCTCCAGAAAAACTTTCCCCGGAGCGTGATCGGGGAAGCGCTGGTCTTCCTCGTCAAGGAACATACAGCGACGGCCGTGGTCCGGAAGAGCACCGACGTCATGGTCAAGGGCGATCCGGTGGAGTTCAAGAAGTAA